The genomic segment CTTGTTGTTTGGCTCGTGTAAGGGAGCCTATACCGGAGCAATCGATAAGGAAGGTCTCTTTTCGGAAGCAGATCAAGGAACATTGTTCTTTGATGAAATAGAGAATCTTACACTGAATTTGCAAGCAAAACTCTTGCGGGTTCTTGAAACGCACGAATATTATAAACTGGGAGGAACTCAAAAGCACTCTTCTGATTTTAGATTAATTTGTGCGACAAATTGCGATCTGCAAGAAATGGTAGATCAGGGCCTTTTTCGATTAGATCTTTTTTATCGTCTTGATGTTGCCCACCTTATTGTTCCCCCGCTGCGCCAGCATAAAGAAGATATCGGAGTGCTGGCATATAATTATTTAAAACAAACGAGAAAACACTTATCACGGGAGGCTCTGTCTCTGCTGTGTAAGCATAACTGGCCGGGGAATGTCCGTGAACTTTTTAATTGTCTGGAACGGGCGGTGTTTGCAGCAAAGGCCTCTCCTGTACTGTTCCCGCAGCATTTCGACATTTAACATAGCACAGCTTTTGAAAAAGCTCTTCCAAATACCGCGCTTCCCGGGCGGATAATCCCGCTCTTGCAATTATCTCTTGGAAAAACCGGATGTTGTCTTCTTTCCCTGCATGTTTAAAAAGTCCCATTTTACATAAGCAGTCGTTTATATGTTCCGATGCCGAGGTAATCCGCGTATAGGGGATGCGTTCGTATCCATACTTTCGGGGGCTATAGGCGCGGAACAGGGTATAGCAGACAATTTGTACGGCATGCGAAAGGTTAAGCGATGGAAAATCGGGGGCAGACGGGATGTTGACCGCTATCGAACAAACATTTAATTCCTCATCGGTAAGTCCGGTTCGTTCATTTCCAAATACGATGCCGGTACACCCCTCTGCCGTATTAAATGAAAACGAAGCAAAATCCTCCGGGGTCATTCCCCATGATTTGCGTTTTTCTCCTACACGCCGTGTTGTTCCGGCGATAATACAGCAATCGGCAACTGATGCTTTTAATCCCGTAATTGAAGGTTCAAAAAAACGGGCTTGCTGCCATATTGATCCGGCATGGATAGCTAACCGGAGAATTTCTTCTTCGTCATAATCTTTTTTGTTACCCACAATACGTAAATCGGAACAATTATTGTTGGCCATTGATCTGCAAACAGCACCGATGTTACGGCTTATTTCAGGGCGGCAGAGAATAACCGCAACCGGAAGCCGTTCTTGAGAGGTTGAAGTACCCATAGCAATATTTTGTGTAGAGAACGCTTGCTATGTCAAGTGCTTCGGAGTATAATAAAAGATGTAAGCGTGGGAGCTGTCTAATAAACCATCTAAAAGGAATACGCTATGGATAATGTGCTGCAAGGTAAAAGCGCATTGGTCGTCGGCGGGACAAGTGGAATTGGATACTGCTTAGTGCAATCGCTTTTACAAGAGTCTGTTTCTGTTGTAGTGCAGGGGCGGATTAAGTCAAAACATGTTACAAATCTTTGCTGCCAAGGAAATGTAGCCTGTTTTATTTGTGATTTGCAAAAAGTCTCCTATGTGGAAGAGCTGTGTAAGTATGCCAATGCTGCCGACATCCTGTGCGTTGTTTACGGTCCGTTTTTACAAAAACCGCTTGATATGACTACTGCGGAGGAATGGAACACAACCGTATATGCGAACCTTACGCTGCCGGGAATATTGGTTTCATCGGCTTTAGCCGGTATGAAAGAGCGAAAATGGGGTCGTATTTTGTTATTCGGCGGTACGGAAACGCATGTTTTACGCGGTTTTCGGACAAATGCCGTATACGGAGCGGCAAAAACGGGGATTATGTCACTTGTAAAATCCGTGAGTATGGAATATGCTCAATATGGTATTACGGCTAATGCCGTTTGTCCGGGTTTTACTGATAGCGGTTTATTGCCGGAAGAGACGCGGGCTATATGGGCAAAAAAAAATCCG from the Treponema medium genome contains:
- a CDS encoding rRNA methylase; this translates as MGTSTSQERLPVAVILCRPEISRNIGAVCRSMANNNCSDLRIVGNKKDYDEEEILRLAIHAGSIWQQARFFEPSITGLKASVADCCIIAGTTRRVGEKRKSWGMTPEDFASFSFNTAEGCTGIVFGNERTGLTDEELNVCSIAVNIPSAPDFPSLNLSHAVQIVCYTLFRAYSPRKYGYERIPYTRITSASEHINDCLCKMGLFKHAGKEDNIRFFQEIIARAGLSAREARYLEELFQKLCYVKCRNAAGTVQERPLLQTPPVPDN
- a CDS encoding SDR family NAD(P)-dependent oxidoreductase, which produces MDNVLQGKSALVVGGTSGIGYCLVQSLLQESVSVVVQGRIKSKHVTNLCCQGNVACFICDLQKVSYVEELCKYANAADILCVVYGPFLQKPLDMTTAEEWNTTVYANLTLPGILVSSALAGMKERKWGRILLFGGTETHVLRGFRTNAVYGAAKTGIMSLVKSVSMEYAQYGITANAVCPGFTDSGLLPEETRAIWAKKNPDGKLINPSAITDAALFLLKDSSYNGVVLPVDKGWSSF